A part of Miscanthus floridulus cultivar M001 chromosome 6, ASM1932011v1, whole genome shotgun sequence genomic DNA contains:
- the LOC136460770 gene encoding uncharacterized protein: protein MDGGSGLNILYVNTLDAMHIPLSELCLAGSPFHGEVLTFEVVDFPESYYAILGRPCYARFMAIPNYTYLKLKMLGPNGVITISSAFSHAFACDRENYELATAVVNSSELL, encoded by the exons atggacggaggcagtggcctcaacatcctatacgtcaacacccttgatgccatgcacatccccctTTCGGAGCTCTGCCTagcgggctcccccttccatggg gaggtcctcaccttcgaggtggtagaCTTTCCAGAGTCCTActatgccatcttggggcggccatgctacgcaagattcatggcaatccccaactacacctacctcaagctgaagatgctgggaccaaacggcgtcatcaccataAGTAGCGCTTTCTCGCATGCCTTCGCGTGCGACCGCGAGAACTACGAGCTTGCAACTGcggtcgtcaactcatccgagctcttGTGA
- the LOC136460771 gene encoding uncharacterized protein → MPSAPRGEVGLAGTGGTTGLAEAGGGGWHGHGHGTGAAGRGQGGHGHGRHVGRGEGTARVQGQARGQEHERRAVGRAQAWDAAWHGRLGVGTGEETGAARRRRPGDGEAARDRAARDGRGRGRRRRCAA, encoded by the coding sequence ATGCCCAGCGCTCCGCGTGGCGAGGTTGGCTTGGCGGGCACGGGCGGCACGACGGGCCtggccgaggccggcggtggcggGTGGCACGGTCATGGTCACGGCACCGGCGCGGCGGGGCGCGGCCAAGGCGGCCACGGGCATGGGCGGCACGTCGGACGAGGCGAGGGCACGGCGCGGGTGCAGGGACAGGCGAGGGGACAGGAGCACGAGCGTAGGGCCGTGGGGCGGGCTCAGGCGTGGGACGCGGCGTGGCACGGGAGGCTGGGTGTGGGGACCGGCGAGGAGACCGGCGCGGCGCGGCGTAGGCGGCCGGGCGACGGCGAGGCCGCACGGGATCGAGCGGCCAGGGACGGGAGAGggcgtgggcggcggcggcggtgcgccgCTTGA